The DNA segment GGTGAGAAATGCCCACTCCAACAATAAGGGGCTTCTAGATTAAAAATCATTCAAAATGTAAGGTGCGTCAGTGCGATATGACCTAGCTATATTCATAAATTATTCATACTGACGCACCCTACCAAACCGTCAATTTCGGATGATTTATTTTTTGGTCTTCCCTAATCAAATTCTTATAGCTCATAGGTAATTGCCACAGCATATAAGTATTTCCAGTATTTAAACGAGCATCATACATACTACATAAATTCTTCCCCAGAGTAGCGGAAATCGATTGCATCAATGCGCCGTTCTTCATCCCTTCAAAGTTTACTCATTTATGGTCTGAGCGGCCCGGTGATCGCTCTGAATGTCTGGCTATTGTCCGTACTTTTTCGCTATTTTCAAAATCCTTTGACAATCCTGAGTCTGGCGGCGATTTTAGCTTTCTTACTAAATTATTTAGTAAAATTTTTTGAACGCGCTAGAATTACCCGCACTCAAGCTGTTGTTATAGTTCTGCTGGTTACCTTAACTTTATTCGGCATTTTGACAGTTACTTTAGTGCCGATGCTGATTGACCAAACAGTCCAACTATTAAATAAGATCCCTGATTGGTTAACAGCTAGTCAAGCAAACTTAGAGCATTTTGAGAGATTTGCCAAGCAGCGACGTTTACCCCTTGATTTGCGGGTTTTGAGTAATCAAATAAACGCTAGTATTCAAAGTGTAGTGCAGCAACTTGCTTCTGGTGCGGTGGGATTAGCTGGAACGTTGCTCTCAGGATTACTCAACTTTATATTAGTGGTAGTGCTGGCATTTTATATGCTGATATATGGCGATCGCGTCTGGTATGGTTTGATTAATTTACTACCATCGAAAATCAGATTCCCCCTAACCAAATCTTTGCAGCTAAACTTTCAAAATTTCTTCCTCAGCCAGTTGTTGCTGGGGTTATTCATGATTGTCGCCCTTACCCCCATTTTCCTGATTCTCAAAGTACCCTTTGCTTTATTATTTGCCATACTCATTGGAATTTCTCAACTGATTCCTTTTATTGGCGCAACTTTAGGTATTGGGTTAGTAACAATTTTGGTACTTTTGCAAAACTGGTGGTTAGCAGTGCAAGTGGCGATCGCCGCAATTATCATGCAGCAGATCAAAGACAATCTCTTAAGCCCCAGGTTACTGGGTAATTTTATTGGACTTAACCCAATCTGGATTTTTGTAGCAATTTTGATGGGATATGAAATAGCAGGTTTATTAGGAACACTAGTTGCTGTTCCTATTGCCGGCACAATTAAAGGAACTTTCGATGCTCTTAAGGGTGGCAAGTCAGATGACTTTATGTCAACAGTCACTATCGACCATGACTCACCTAATGATGAATAGTTAATCGTCAATATTAGTATTCAGTACCCCTTGATCTGCTCCCTATCGGATTATTTCGCTGCATCACAAAACCTAAGGATACTCGTTTCATGATTAAGTACAAAACTAACAGGATCACAAAACTAGCAATAATAATAATCAAAGGCTGCTTTCCTAAAAGTTCTTCTATACCCCTAGTCAATACAGCATCTGGTTGAGTAATAAAATCCCAGCTATTAAATCGCAGAAATCTACCCCAATAAATGCCGATCGCACACAAAGCATGAGTGATTAATTCAACCTTTAAAATCCATTCGCTTTTATCAATGCGGTGTAAATAATAACCTAAATTGATTAAAGAGATAACGTAAGCTTCAAATCCTGCTAGGATCACCAGCAAATAAACAGGAATTAGCACTAAGGTAATCATCCATACCGATTCAATGGTGCGAATGTCGTGTATTAAATGAATTACATCAGTTAATAAATAAGGTGCGTTAGGTAAAAAAGCATAGAAAACTAAAAATCCTAGCCACCATAGCCAAGAGCGTCCGCTTCTGGTGCGGAACAGCCAAACACTCAAGAGCAAAGGTATAAAAGCCAAAAATAAATTCCAAGTCATCCAACGCATATTTATACTCAAGACTTGCAACACTCTGGCTAATAATTCTTCTTTCATAGCTGTTTGCTCTCAAAAGGTATAATTAGGCTGAATTGTATTTGCTAAAAAATCGTGTATTTTTATACACCTATAAAACACATAATATTTCCCAGATGAAGGAGAATATAAACTAATCACAGAACCTCAATTTCTTAGTTTATATTTGTTTTTGTGTGAATAACATAGATGAATCCTGACAAGCCACAGTATAGCGATAAAATTATTGGTGGTAAAGCTATTCTCATAAAAGGATTATCAATAACTGTAGTAAGAAATACTAAAAAACAAAGTAAAAATACTGTCTAACTACTTCTCTTTTTTAGCTTCCAGATTAATTACAATCTGCTGGCGTAAGATTCCTGAATTTTCCAGATAATTCAGGATTTACCACAACTAAAAGGGTAATTTAATAAAAGTAAGCGGTTTGATCAATTACCTACTCAGGCTGATTGCAGTATTTATTTAGTTCCTTAACTAAAGTATCCGCTTCTTTGCCAGTAGTATTTGCTACTTTAGTAAGAGCCGTATCAATTTCCGTCCTAGCCTTTTTTAGTTTTTCTTTACCTGTGGGTGATTCTTCCGCTAATTTGGCTGCACCAAGCGCCTTACCTGCTGTGGCGATCGCCTGACTAATATTTTGGAACACTTTGATGAAACCAGTTTGAAATTCCTTCAGATTTGGATCTGTGAAATTAAGTTCTGCTAAAGAGGTTGTAATGGCTTCTAAATCCTTTGATAGTTGTAAGCTTGTAATGACTTGTTGTCCTTTGTTTTGCTCAATCAGGGAATTTCCCGCATTTACTACCTGAATGAGTCGCTGACATTGGGTGGTTTTATCTTCAAAACAACCAGTAAGCAATAAAGAGATAGTTATACCAATAGGAATAATAAAATTATATTTGCGCCGAGCCGACATACATTCTCCAAATGATAATCTAACCTCGACAATCATAGCTAATAAAAAAACCCAGATTAGCCAAACTGGGTTTTTCCAATTATCAAAATTATGAGGTAGTGGTAATTTCTTGCACAAGTTATGTTGCTAACTAACTTTAACCTGCGCCGAAATATCTATGAACCTGATGTTTTAAGCCAGTTTTGTTTGCGTTGCGACCATAAACCAAGACCAGCAATTAAACCAAGTCCTAGTACAGCAGAGGACTCAGGTACTGTTTGTGCTTCTTCGTAGTCGTAGGTGACTGTGATACTAGCTTTGGCTAAAGTGTCTATACCACTGGTGATGTTACCAGAGCCGCGAACAATTGAATTAGCAACAGCTGAGAATAGAAAGTCGATATTACCAGTACCAGTAAAGTTTTGCAAAAACTGGGTATCAGTAAAGACTGAGGTTGTAGATTTTGTCGCAGCTAGAGTATTGATTCTCCTACCTGAAGCCCCATCAAAATCCGTTACACCGTCATAGGGTGCAACTTGGTAAGTATAAACATTTTCTGGATTAAGCAACAACGGAGTTTGTGGTTCAAGATCCGGTTGTGATAAAGAGAGGTTAGCATTTAGCGTTACTTCTATTGTAGAAGCGCGGCTGTTTCTATTTTCAAACTCTGCATTTCCACTTAACTCACCAACAAAATTGAGGGTTACTTTTTGCAGAGTACCAAGAGAAGAGTTAAACTTTTGTACCCCAATAATGGAATCTACGATATCTGTAGTCTGAAAATTTGTAGAAGTGGTGTAGCTGAGTGAGGCTGCACTAGCAGATCCAGCAGTAGCAATAATTCCAGCGAGGGTTGTAGCAGCGCCTAGAGTTTTAAAGAGCGTTGTTGTCATGGGTAAATAATTTAGCTAAAAAAGAATCGCAAAATGGCTAACTTATTTTTAACGCTGGAATCTTGTTTATCGGGTTGATAAATATACTTAAGTTTTTGTAAAGCTTTATCACCCTGTCAAATTATTAGAATACATCCGGGTGATTCTTTACCAGTAAACATTTAGCCTCTATTTTATTAGTAATATTCGCTAGTAAATTCTCGTAATATTAATATTTTTAAGTGTGTTAGTATTTACTTTTTAAGCACAGGTATTGATACAAGTAGGCTTTTCTGTGTGTTAAATATGTTGCGTTGAAAAGCTTTGATAAATATTAATCCAAGCTTACATGAGTGTCACAGATTCTTCGTAGGGCTTGTAAATAGTCTGTAAATATTTTCAGTCCTGAGTGCTGAATTAGGTATATGATTCAGCACTCAGCACCATCCATTTTTTGTACTGCTTTTTGCGTAAAGCTTTTGGCTAAAATAAGGCTATGTCTGAAAACTCTCCTACTGTAACTACAACTACTACACGCCCCACGTTCATCCTTGTAGATGGACACTCCCTGGCCTTCCGTTCATACTTTGCCTTTGCTAAAGGACGGGATGGTGGGTTGCGTACTAAGACAGGTATTCCTACCAGTGTCTGCTTTGGCTTTCTAAAGTCTTTACTGGAAGTCATGGCTACACAACAACCGCAAGCAATGGCGATCGCTTTTGATTTGGGTCTACCAACTTTCCGCCACGAAGCCGACGATACCTATAAAGCCGATCGCCCCGGAACACCAGAGGATTTTGTCCCCGACTTAAAAAATCTCCACGAATTACTAGAAGGCTTTAACCTACCGATTTATACAGCCCCTGGTTATGAGGCTGATGATGTGCTGGGAACCTTAGCGCAAAAAGCCACCGCCGAGGGATATAAGGTGAAGATTTTGACAGGCGATCGCGATTTATTTCAACTAGTAGATCCCGAAAAAGAAATCACTGTCTTAAACTTCAGTCCCGATGCGCTCAAACGTTCTACCAACAGCATTACGGAAGTTAGCACCGAACAAGTTAAAGAAAGATTGGGTGTCTTACCTACTCAGGTTGTTGATTTTAAAGCCCTCTGTGGCGATAAATCAGATAATATTCCCGGTGTGAGAGGTATCGGGGAGAAAACCGCAGTCCAGCTACTGAGTACCTATGGTT comes from the Nostoc sp. PCC 7120 = FACHB-418 genome and includes:
- a CDS encoding choice-of-anchor E domain-containing protein; protein product: MTTTLFKTLGAATTLAGIIATAGSASAASLSYTTSTNFQTTDIVDSIIGVQKFNSSLGTLQKVTLNFVGELSGNAEFENRNSRASTIEVTLNANLSLSQPDLEPQTPLLLNPENVYTYQVAPYDGVTDFDGASGRRINTLAATKSTTSVFTDTQFLQNFTGTGNIDFLFSAVANSIVRGSGNITSGIDTLAKASITVTYDYEEAQTVPESSAVLGLGLIAGLGLWSQRKQNWLKTSGS
- a CDS encoding AI-2E family transporter, with the translated sequence MRRSSSLQSLLIYGLSGPVIALNVWLLSVLFRYFQNPLTILSLAAILAFLLNYLVKFFERARITRTQAVVIVLLVTLTLFGILTVTLVPMLIDQTVQLLNKIPDWLTASQANLEHFERFAKQRRLPLDLRVLSNQINASIQSVVQQLASGAVGLAGTLLSGLLNFILVVVLAFYMLIYGDRVWYGLINLLPSKIRFPLTKSLQLNFQNFFLSQLLLGLFMIVALTPIFLILKVPFALLFAILIGISQLIPFIGATLGIGLVTILVLLQNWWLAVQVAIAAIIMQQIKDNLLSPRLLGNFIGLNPIWIFVAILMGYEIAGLLGTLVAVPIAGTIKGTFDALKGGKSDDFMSTVTIDHDSPNDE
- a CDS encoding DUF1361 domain-containing protein; this encodes MKEELLARVLQVLSINMRWMTWNLFLAFIPLLLSVWLFRTRSGRSWLWWLGFLVFYAFLPNAPYLLTDVIHLIHDIRTIESVWMITLVLIPVYLLVILAGFEAYVISLINLGYYLHRIDKSEWILKVELITHALCAIGIYWGRFLRFNSWDFITQPDAVLTRGIEELLGKQPLIIIIASFVILLVLYLIMKRVSLGFVMQRNNPIGSRSRGTEY